TGCGACCTCGACCATTTCCGGCAGACGGCGGAGCGCTATTGGGGGGCGACGCTCTACGCCAACCACCTGGCGCCGACCCTGGCGCCTCTGCTGCCGATCCTGTCGGTCAGCCCCGGCCGGCTGGCGCCCGGCCTGCAATCGGCCTGCGACTACATGATCGCCCTGATGTGCCGCGACCGCTTCCAGGATGCCGAACGCTGGCTGGAGGCCGGCCCCGCCCCGCCCGCCGACCTCGCCGCCGCCTGCCTCGCCGCCATCCCCGCCGACCTGCGCCCGCTGACCGGCCAGCCCCGGCTGGAGGCGGTGGCCGTCTGCCGCCGCGCGCGGGAAGCCGGCTGCTGGGCCGATCCCGACTGGCGCACCGCCCGCGTGCTCGATTATCTGCGGCTCATGCGCGGGGTGGGAGGTTAAGCCGCCTTGCCCGGATGCGGCAGCGGCTTGATGGCGTCCACCGCATCGCCGTCCTCCTTCCGGCCATCCGTCGCGATGGACCGGTGGGGACGAAACCATGAGGCCGCTCGCGCGTTCCCTGCAGGTCAGCAGCCGGACGGAGAGGCAAAAGGAGGGGATGGGCGGATCAGCTTGAAAGAACCCGCCCCGGCCCCCATCTGAAGACATGGCCGACACCGCATTCGCGGTGCGCTTCCCTGACCCCTCCGGTTCATCGAGGGGGAGCTTTCCTCGGGGAACGCCGGTCTTTTGGGGGCATGCCCGTTCCGGGGCCGGTCCCGCTTATCGGAGCCTTGCCGGGCGGTGTCCGCCGCAATGGCTCCCGTTTCAAGACGCCACACTCACGAAGAGCCGGCCGGCCCCGAGTCCATCGGTCCGCCCATCCGGCCTGGAGGATTTTCATGACGACCCCGATCCTGTCGACCGCTTTCCATTCCACCGGCCACTTCGCTTCCCAGCCCGCGCTTGTGCCGGCCCATCTGGCCGCCACCCGCCGTTCCACCCACTCCTCTGCCGGCCACTTTGCCGCAGCAGACGGCAAAAAGTCGGATTTCCGCTCCAATCCGGAGCCGTCCGGCTTGACCCGGGGCGAACTGCGGCAGATTGTGCTCGACATCCTGGGCTGAGACTCTCGGCCCGGGCTCGTTCCTTTGTACCCCTCCACAGCCGCAGGAGATCACCATAGCCAAGCTCTACGACGCGGACCCCGTCCGCGAAGGCCCGCGCCTCAACCGTGAAATCACCGCCCGTATGGTCCGCCTTGTCGGCGCCGACGGCGAGATGGTCGGCGTGGTGCCGCTCCGCCAAGCGCTGGAAGCCGCCGCGGATGCCGACCTCGACCTCGTCGAAGTGGCGCCCCAGGCGGATCCGCCCGTCTGCAAGATCCTCGATTACGGCAAGTTCCGCTTCGAGGAGCAGAAGAAGGCCAACGAGGCGCGGAAGAAGCAGAAGATCATCGAGCTGAAGGAAATCAAACTTCGGCCGAACATCGACGATCACGATTACGACGTGAAGATGCGCTCCGCCATCCGCTTCATCGAGGAAGGCGACAAGGTCANCGGGCGCGAGATGGCGCACCAGGATCTCGGTCTGAACGTGCTCGTCCGCGTGCGCGACCAGCTCCAGGACATCGCCAAGGTCGAGCAGATGCCCCGGGTCGAAGGCCGCATGATGGTCATGGTGCTGGCCCCGCGCTGAGCGCGGGTCCGGTCCTTGCCAAAGGGACCATGCGGGGCGGTCCGCCGCCCCGCCCTTTCTTTCCCTTCGCCTCTTTCCCCGTCGCCGGACCCTTTTCGGCCGGTCCCGGTCCCGGCGATTGAAAATCCCCTTCGGATCTCCCGCAGGCTATTTTCAGAATATTCCGCATGATGCGGCGGAATAATACCTGACTATTCGCATTGGGTTATTGACCCTGCCAGCATCGACCGCGGATCATCGGTGGCCTTGTCCCCTCTTCCCCCCGTGTTCCGGAAAGTCGTTGGTATGAAGGTTGAACACGCCACGTCCGCCAGGGAGCCCATCTCCGGTGAACGGCGGTTCCAGCTGCTGGTCGACAGCGTGGGCGACTACGCGATCTACCTGCTCGATCCGAACGGGATCGTCAGCAGCTGGAATTCCGGGGCCGCGCGCTTCAAGGGCTATGCCGTCGATGAGATCATCGGCCGGCATTTCTCCAATTTCTATACGAACGAGGACCGCGCCGCCGGAGTGCCGCAGCGCGCGCTCGCCACCGCCCTGGCCGAGGGCCGGTTCGAGGCGGAGGGTTGGCGCGTGCGCAAGGACGGTGCCCGCTTCTGGGCCAGCGTGGTGATCCGGCCCATCCGCGACGAGACCGGCACGCTGCTGGGCTTCGCCAAGGTCACTCGCGACCTCACCGAACGCCGCAAGACCCAGCAGGCGCTGGACGAGGCGCGCGAGGCCCTGGCCCAGGCGCAGAAGATGGAGGCGGTCGGCCAGCTGACCGGAGCCGAAGCGGTGGACCTTCTAGTGACCGATGTCGGGCTGCCCGGCCTGAACGGCCGCCAGCTGGCGGAGATGGCGCAGGCGCACGCCCCGGATTTGAAGGTGCTGTTCCTGACCGGCTATGCCTTCCAGGCCTTGGATGACCGGCCCGGCGACGGTGCCGACGGGCTGGGCCGCAACAGGCGGGTGCTGGTCAAGCCGGTGGCGGTCGCCGCCTTCCGTGCCATGGTAGGCTCCATGCTGTCCGGCCGGTGACGCCCGCCGCAGGACAGCCCCGCCCTCTCCGCCCGCCCGCTTCACCCCATGGGGAAACCACAAAGCCGACAGCGCCCGTGCCGCAGCGGGGCTGCGCCAACCGCCGGACCTGAGACGATGCCCCTGCTCGCCCGTGCTTCGACGCTGCTGCTCTCCCTGACCGCCTTTGCGGTCCTGCTGGCCGCTGTCCTTCTGGTTTCGGCCCTGCTGGTTTCGCAGCCCGCCTGGGCCAAGGGCAGCCGCAAGGCGGGCTGGGCGCCGGTGGCGGCGGAGATCCTGATGGAGGCGGGCAGCGGCAAGATCCTGCGGGCGCGCAATGCCGACACCCTGACCTACCCGGCGTCGCTGACCAAGATGATGACGCTGATGCTGACCTTCGAGGCGCTGGACCGCGGCACGCTGCGGCCGGACCAGCGGCTGGTGGTGTCGCAGCATGCCGCCGCGATGCCGCCGTCGCGGTTGTGGCTGGCGCCCGGCGGCACCATCACGGTGGAGCAGGCGATCCTGGCCCTGGTCACCCGCTCGGCCAACGACGCCGCGGTGGTGCTGGCGGAGGCGCTGGGCGGCAGCGAAGCGGCCTTCGCCAACAAGATGACGGCGCGTGCCCGCGCGCTCGGCATGCGCCGCACGGTGTTCCGCAATGCGTCGGGCCTGCCCGACCGGCTGCAGCGCACGACGGCGCGCGACATGGCGATCCTGTCCCGCGCGCTGATCCGCCGCCATGCCGGCCATTATGCCTATTTCCAGCGCCGCAGCTTCGATTGGCAGGGCACGACGGTCCATGGCCACAACCGCCTGATGGCGCGCTATCCCGGCATGGACGGCATCAAGACCGGCTACATCGCCGCGTCCGGATTCAACCTCGCCGCCTCGGCCGTGCGGGACGGCCGCCGCCTGATCGCCGTGGTGATGGGCGGCCACAGCGCCGCCACCCGCGACACCCAAGTCGCCGACCTGCTGGACATCGGCTTCAAGCGCCCGACCAGCCCGGCCAGGCCGGCGCCCGCCACCCCGGATCTGGTGATCACCAGGAAAAGCTCGTCGGCCGCCGAACGCAACACGGCGGTGAGCATCGCCGCGCCCTCCGCCAAACCGGCTTCCGCCATGTCTCCTGCCGGCTCCTGGTCCATCCAGGTCGGCGCCTTCGCCAGCCGTGCCGCCGCGGCGCGCAGCGCCGGCGACACCGCCAGGCGTTTGGGCGCGCTCGCCGCCGGCGCCAGCCCCGAGATCGTCCGGTCCGGCGGCCTCTACAAGGCCCGGCTGGCCGGCTTCCCCGCCACGAACGCCGACGCCGCCTGCGCCGCCCTGAAGGCAGCCGGCCATGGCTGCTTCGCGGTGCAGGGGCGCTGATCGGATCCTCCCTCCCCTACGGCGCCGCCCCTACAGCGCCGCGGTGATGTGTCCGATCAGCGCCGGGGGCGGGATGGGCTTGGACAGGATGCGGATGCCGGGCTCGGCGGCCAATTCCTGCAGTTCCGCCTTTTCGGCATAGCCGGTGACGATCAGGACCGGCAGGTCGCGGCGGTGATGGCGGGCAAGGCGGGCCAGGTCGGCCCCCGTCATGCCGGGCATGGCGAAGTCGGTGACCAGGATGCCGATCCCGTCATCCGCCTCCAGCAGGGCCAGGGCTTCCTCGCCGGTGGCCGCCTCGGTCACCGTCATGCCTGCCTCGGCCAGCACCGCGGCGTTCGCCATGCGGACCAGGGCGTCGTCCTCCACCAGCAGGATGCGGGCGCCGCCGGCGGGCAGGAGCGGAGGGGCGGCGGCATCGGCGGGCGTTCCGGCCCCTGGATGGGCCGGAGAATGAACCGGCGCATGGGGCAGGTACAGGGTGACGGCGGTGCCCAGACCGGGATGGCTTTCCAGCCGCATGCCGCCGCCTGACTGGGCGGTCAGGCCATGCACCATGCTCAGCCCCAGCCCGCTGCCCTGCCCCACCGGCTTGGTGGTGAAGAAGGGCTCGCAGGCCCGTGCCAGCACGTCCGGCGGCATGCCGGTCCCGCTGTCGCGCACGGTCACGGCGACATAGCCGCCGGGCGCCAGAGCGGGGGAAATCCCCTCGTTTTTGCCGTCCGCTTCCCTGCCCTTCACCGACAGGCTGGTGACGGCGATGGTCAGGGTGCCGCCGTTCGGCATGGCGTCGCGGGNATCGACCAGGGCCGGCGGAACGGCGGGCGGAACGGCGGCGTCCCGGTCGATGCGGATGCGGATGGCGCCGCCCAGCGTGCGTTCCAGCAGCGTCGCCATCCCCGCCACCTGGGCGCCGAGGTCGACCGCCGTCGGGGCCAGCCGCTGGCGGCGGGCGAAGGCCAGCAGATGCTGGGTCAGGGTGGCGCCGCGATCGACCGCCTGGCCTGCGACCTGCAGCGCCTGGCGGGTGTCCGTCCTCCGGACCTCGCCGCCGGCCTCCAGCAGATGCAGGGCGGAGCGGACCGCCTGCAGCAGGTTGTTGAAGTCGTGGGCAACCCCGCCGGTCAACTGGCCCAGCGCCTCCATCTTCTGCAACTGGCGGACATG
The window above is part of the Azospirillum humicireducens genome. Proteins encoded here:
- the infC gene encoding translation initiation factor IF-3, which codes for MAKLYDADPVREGPRLNREITARMVRLVGADGEMVGVVPLRQALEAAADADLDLVEVAPQADPPVCKILDYGKFRFEEQKKANEARKKQKIIELKEIKLRPNIDDHDYDVKMRSAIRFIEEGDKV
- a CDS encoding D-alanyl-D-alanine carboxypeptidase family protein encodes the protein MPLLARASTLLLSLTAFAVLLAAVLLVSALLVSQPAWAKGSRKAGWAPVAAEILMEAGSGKILRARNADTLTYPASLTKMMTLMLTFEALDRGTLRPDQRLVVSQHAAAMPPSRLWLAPGGTITVEQAILALVTRSANDAAVVLAEALGGSEAAFANKMTARARALGMRRTVFRNASGLPDRLQRTTARDMAILSRALIRRHAGHYAYFQRRSFDWQGTTVHGHNRLMARYPGMDGIKTGYIAASGFNLAASAVRDGRRLIAVVMGGHSAATRDTQVADLLDIGFKRPTSPARPAPATPDLVITRKSSSAAERNTAVSIAAPSAKPASAMSPAGSWSIQVGAFASRAAAARSAGDTARRLGALAAGASPEIVRSGGLYKARLAGFPATNADAACAALKAAGHGCFAVQGR
- a CDS encoding response regulator; this encodes MPNGGTLTIAVTSLSVKGREADGKNEGISPALAPGGYVAVTVRDSGTGMPPDVLARACEPFFTTKPVGQGSGLGLSMVHGLTAQSGGGMRLESHPGLGTAVTLYLPHAPVHSPAHPGAGTPADAAAPPLLPAGGARILLVEDDALVRMANAAVLAEAGMTVTEAATGEEALALLEADDGIGILVTDFAMPGMTGADLARLARHHRRDLPVLIVTGYAEKAELQELAAEPGIRILSKPIPPPALIGHITAAL